From a single Lates calcarifer isolate ASB-BC8 linkage group LG12, TLL_Latcal_v3, whole genome shotgun sequence genomic region:
- the zgc:77375 gene encoding haloacid dehalogenase-like hydrolase domain-containing 5, producing the protein MWCRGFLQQTLRFMSTSRQAGILFDVDGVLLRGGSVIPAARQAFRKLLDQNNNFLFPVVFVTNAGSCQRHHKAQQLSHLLDVQITPEQVVLSHSPLRMLKSFHDKCVLVSGQGPVTDIANTLGFQKVVSIEQIREQHPLLDMVDHNRRPTLPSSPLTLPKIEAIILFGEPIRWETNLQLLIDVLLTNGSPGCEYNAHLSNQLPVLACNMDLVWMAEAPSPRFGHGMFLLCLESVYRKLTGRELQYQALLGKPCLLTYQYAEHLLRLQNQNRKLTTIYAVGDNLMTDIYGANLYNRYLAQQQAAMMTSTKLVAQGTGSQVTIAAPEEELVSAASQCRSILVCTGVYNPHSPLPSDRGTAITETVFHGHRDLVLEPGLVEPSHVVEDVEAAVDLLLKREGSMTSDL; encoded by the exons ATGTGGTGTCGAGGTTTCCTGCAGCAGACGCTCAGATTCATGTCAACCAGCagacag GCTGGCATCCTCTTTGATGTGGATGGTGTCCTGCTCCGCGGTGGCTCCGTGATCCCGGCGGCTCGACAAGCTTTCAGGAAGCTTCTGGACCaaaacaacaacttcctgtttcctgttgtttttgtcaccaACGCAGGAAGTTGTCAGAGACATCACAAGGCCCAGCAGCTGTCTCACCTGCTGGACGTCCAG atCACCCCAGAGCAGGTGGTTCTTTCCCACAGTCCTTTGCGAATGTTGAAGAGTTTCCATGATAAATGTGTCCTGGTGTCGGGACAAGGACCAGTGACTGACATCGCCAACAC TTTGGGTTTTCAGAAAGTTGTGAGCATCGAGCAGATCAGAGAACAGCATCCCCTGCTGGACATGGTGGACCACAATAGGAGACCCACACTACCT tcgtctcctctgactctgccCAAAATAGAAG CGATTATCCTGTTTGGGGAACCAATCAGGTGGGAGACCAACCTGCAGCTGTTGATTGACGTGCTGCTGACCAATGGGAGTCCTGGTTGTGAGTACAACGCTCACCTGTCGAATCAGTTGCCGGTTCTGGCCTGTAACATGGACCTGGTGTGGATGGCCGAGGCCCCGTCTCCACG GTTTGGTCATGGGATGTTCCTGCTCTGTCTGGAGTCTGTCTACAGGAAGCTGACGGGTCGGGAGCTGCAGTACCAGGCACTGCTGGGAAAACCCTGTCTGCTTACCTACCAGTACGCCGAGCACCTGCTGAGGCTGCAGAACCAGAACCGCAAGCTAACCACCATCTACGCTGTCGG CGACAATCTGATGACGGACATCTACGGTGCTAATCTGTACAACCGTTACCTGGCTCAGCAGCAGGCTGCCATGATGACCAGCACCAAGCTCGTTGCCCAGGGAACGGGGAGTCAGGTGACGATTGCAGCcccagaggaggagctggtgtCTGCTGCTTCTCAGTGTCGCTCCATACTG GTGTGCACAGGTGTCTATAACCCTCATTCCCCGCTGCCCAGTGACCGGGGCACGGCCATCACAGAAACAGTGTTCCATGGTCACAGAGACCTGGTCCTGGAGCCGGGCCTCGTAGAGCCGAGTCACGTGGTGGAGGATGTGGAGGCTGCTGTCGACCTGCTGCTGAAGCGAGAGGGctccatgacctctgacctttga
- the isy1 gene encoding pre-mRNA-splicing factor ISY1 homolog — protein MARNAEKAMTALARFRQAQLEEGKVKERRPFLASECSELPKAEKWRRQIISEISKKVAQIQNAGLGEFRIRDLNDEINKLLREKGHWEVRIKELGGPDYARVGPKMLDHEGKEVPGNRGYKYFGAARDLPGVRELFEKEPAPALRKTRAELMKDVDAEYYGYRDEDDGVLLPLESQYEKQAVLEAVQRWRTEKESRLSGEKPQEEEEEEESIYTIHSEEPDDEESREEQEGEEGGVTFIAHVPVPSQREVEEALVRRKKMELLQRYASETLQAQSQEARTLLGL, from the exons atg GCGAGAAACGCTGAGAAGGCGAT GACGGCTTTGGCTCGGTTCAGACAGgctcagctggaggagggaAAAGTCAAG GAGAGGAGACCATTTCTGGCGTCAGAGTGCAGTGAACTTCCTAAAGCTGAAAAATGGAGACGGCAG atcaTCAGTGAGATTTCAAAGAAAGTGGCTCAGATCCAGAATG CCGGTCTGGGGGAGTTCAGGATTCGGGATCTGAATGATGAGATTAATAAACTGCTGAGAGAGAAAGGTCACTGGGAGGTTCGGATTAAAGAGCTGGGAGGACCTGACTATGCT cGCGTTGGTCCGAAGATGTTGGATCACGAGGGGAAGGAGGTACCAGGAAACAGAGGGTATAAATACTTTGGAGCAGCCAGAGACCTGCCTGGAGTCAGAGAGCTGTTCGAGAAGGAGC CTGCCCCGGCACTGAGGAAGACGAGGGCTGAGCTGATGAAGGACGTGGACGCAGAGTATTATGGGTACAGAGATGAAGACGATGGAGTCCTGCTTCCTCTGGAGTCACAGTACGAGAAGCAAG CTGTGTTGGAGGCAGTGCAGAGGTGGAGAACAGAGAAGGAGTCTCGTCTGTCTGGAGAGAaaccacaggaggaggaggaagaggaggagagcatcTACACCATCCACAGTGAAGAG cctgatgatgaggagagccgagaggagcaggagggtgaggagggaggagtcaCCTTTATCGCACATGTACCTGTCCCCtcacagagagag gtggaggaggctctggttaggaggaagaagatggagTTGTTGCAGCGTTACGCCAGCGAGACGCTTCAGGCTCAGAGTCAGGAGGCCAGAACTCTGCTGGgactctga
- the cnbpb gene encoding LOW QUALITY PROTEIN: CCHC-type zinc finger, nucleic acid binding protein b (The sequence of the model RefSeq protein was modified relative to this genomic sequence to represent the inferred CDS: deleted 1 base in 1 codon) produces the protein MSSNECFGCGRSGHWVKNCPSAGRGRGKGRGRGKDLFCYRCGEFGHVARDCERTEDACYNCGRGGHISRDCKEPKKEREQLCYNCGKAGHMARDCNHAHEQKCYSCGGFGHIQKCCEKVKCYRCGEIGHVAVHCSKASELNCYNCGKSGHLAKECTIEATA, from the exons ATGAGCAGTAATGAGTGTTTCGGTTGTGGCCGTAGCGGCCACTGGGTGAAGAACTGTCCGAGCGCCGGCCGAGGACGAGGGAAAGGTCGTGGCAGAGGCAAAG ATCTGTTCTGTTATCGGTGCGGGGAG TTCGGACACGTCGCCAGAGACTgtgagaggacagaggatg CCTGTTATAACTGTGGCAGAGGAGGTCACATCTCCAGAGACTGCAAGGAGCCGAAGAAGGAGCGAGAACAGCTGTGCTACAACTGTGGGAAGGCTGGACACATGGCACGGGACTGCAACCACGCCCACGAGCAGAAGTGCTACTCCTGTGGTGGCTTTGGACACATCCAGAAGTGCTGTGAGAAGGTCAAATGCTACAG gtGCGGGGAGATCGGCCATGTTGCAGTGCACTGCAGTAAGGCGTCGGAGTTGAACTGCTATAACTGCGGGAAGTCGGGTCACCTGGCCAAGGAGTGCACCATTGAAGCCACTGCCTAG
- the LOC108890696 gene encoding LOW QUALITY PROTEIN: pyruvate dehydrogenase [acetyl-transferring]-phosphatase 1, mitochondrial-like (The sequence of the model RefSeq protein was modified relative to this genomic sequence to represent the inferred CDS: inserted 1 base in 1 codon), translated as MLGRTGTFSGCCRFELQQCRSLSSSPXPSDLSRLHYPEGSGSRRYRVGQEAGQMSSGQINRILKANEYSHTLPRGPASHGILGFHSNMLPSNHPGEDRRSSATCLPGRGGVLLGVFDGHAGPACAHTVSQRLFYYIAVATLPLRTLAEIERAVEEERAVPPLLEWHKHPQDHSCPDGGATSFHSLRHYWQERLEDEDQEEEQEEDGGRVTSALVNAFRRLDYDLSVEAQVHLSMSSPRRVSLPGEGLSLSSPLRVALSGCTACVAHISNGVLHVANLGDSRAVLGVQEPDGRFSAFSLTNDHNAQNPDELQRILGEHPPSESRTVVRHDRLLGLLLPFRAFGDVRFKWSPEMLSRVYETRPDVLSVVSEAVRTPPPHYLTPPYLSAQPEVTQHRIRPADKFLVLATDGLWELMHRQTVVQLVGEQLTGLQQQRPIIPCLGMTLSGLQRLLLERRGRVMSVLEDQNTATHLLRHALGDDGYGAVAPNRLAKMLSLPAELARRYRDDITITVIHLNEPDF; from the exons ATGTTGGGGAGAACAGGAACCTTCAGTGGATGTTGCAGGTTCGAGCTCCAGCAGTGccgctccctctcctcctccc ccccctctgaCCTCTCCAGACTCCATTACCCAGAAGGCAGTGGGAGCAGGAGGTACAGGGTGGGGCAGGAGGCAGGACAGATGAGCTCAGGTCAGATCAACAGGATCCTGAAG GCCAACGAATACAGCCACACCCTCCCCAGAGGCCCTGCCTCCCACGGTATCCTGGGTTTCCATAGCAACATGTTGCCATCCAACCACCCTGGGGAGGACCGCCGCAGCAGCGCCACCTGCCTGCCGGGCCGCGGAGGCGTCCTTCTTGGTGTGTTCGACGGCCACGCGGGCCCGGCGTGCGCCCACACCGTCAGCCAGAGGCTCTTCTACTACATCGCTGTGGCAACGCTGCCGCTGAGGACACTGGCGGAGATCGAACGGGCAGTGGAGGAGGAACGGGCCGTACCGCCACTGCTGGAGTGGCACAAACACCCCCAGGATCACAGCTGCCCCGACGGAGGAGCAACCTCCTTCCACAGCCTCCGACACTACTGGCAGGAGAGGCTGGAGGACGAagaccaggaggaggagcaggaggag GATGGCGGCAGGGTGACATCGGCATTGGTGAACGCTTTCCGTCGCCTCGACTACGACCTGTCTGTGGAGGCCCAGGTCCACCTGTCAATGTCCTCACCCAG ACGGGTGTCTCTCCCTGGGGAGGGGTTGTCTCTGTCCTCCCCCCTCCGGGTGGCGCTGTCCGGCTGTACTGCTTGTGTCGCTCACATCTCCAATGGTGTCCTGCATGTGGCCAATCTGGGCGACAGTCGGGCTGTTCTGGGCGTCCAGGAGCCAGATGGGCGTTTTTCAGCATTCAGCCTCACCAACGACCACAATGCACAGAACCCTGATGAGCTTCAAAGGATCCTGGGGGAACACCCGCCGTCAGAGAGCAGGACTGTGGTCCGCCACGACCGCCTGCTGGGTCTGCTGCTGCCGTTCAGGGCATTTGGAGATGTCCGCTTCAAATGGAGCCCAGAGATGCTGAGCCGAGTCTATGAAACCCGACCGGACGTCCTGTCTGTGGTCAGCGAGGCCGTCCGAACACCACCGCCCCACTACCTGACCCCGCCGTACCTGAGCGCCCAACCAGAGGTCACCCAACACCGTATCAGACCTGCTGACAAGTTCCTGGTCCTGGCAACTGACGGACTCTGGGAGCTGATGCATCGACAGACGGTGGTCCAGCTGGTGGGGGAACAACTGACAG gtcttcagcagcagagacccATAATTCCTTGCTTGGGCATGACACTGAGTGGCCtgcagcgcctcctgctggagaggagggggagggttATGTCGGTGCTGGAGGACCAGAACACCGCCACCCACCTGCTCCGTCACGCTCTGGGGGATGATGGATATGGAGCAGTGGCTCCAAACCGCCTGGCGAAGATGCTGAGTCTGCCAGCAGAGCTGGCGAGGCGATACCGTGACGACATCACCATCACCGTGATACACCTGAATGAGCCTGACTTCTAA
- the LOC108890681 gene encoding RNA-binding protein 39 has product MADDLDIEAMLEAPYRKEDTKAPSLDGQEERSKRKKRSRSRSRDRKHSKSRDRKRSRSRERKRSRSRDRRRSRSHSRERRHSRSRERGGRYRDHHKHRRRSRNEEFFSAVGKVRDVRMISDRNSRRSKGIAYIEFVEANSVPLAIGLTGQRLLGVPIIVQASQAEKNRAAAAANNLQKGTSGPMRLYVGSLHFNITEEMLRGIFEPFGRIESIQLMMDSETGRSKGYGFITFADAECAKKALEQLNGFELAGRPMKVGHVTERTDASTASSFLDSDELERTGIDLGTTGRLQLMARLAEGTGLQIPPAAQQALQMSGAIAIGAMAAVSAAMNPALNINMNSAALNLPSQPLATHCFQLSNMFNPNSEETPGWEVDIQHDVIEECNKHGGVVHIYVDKNSPEGNVYVKCPSIPAAMAAVNALHGRYFAGKMITAAYVPLPTYHNLFPESVTTTQLLAPPPRR; this is encoded by the exons atggCAGACGACCTAGACATCGAGGCGATGCTGGAGGCTCCATACAGGAAG GAGGACACCAAGGCCCCGAGCCTCGACGGACAGGAGGAGCGCAGCAAGAG aaaGAAGCGAAGTCGCAGCCGCAGCCGCGACAGGAAGCACAGCAAGAGCCGCGACAGGAAGAGGAGCCGCAGCCGAGAGCGTAAACGCAGCCGTAGCCGAGACAGACGGAGGAGTCGCAGCCACAGCCGAGAGCGCCGCCACAGCCGCAGTCGAGAGAGGGGGGGGCGCTACAGAGACCACCACAAACA ccgGCGGCGGTCCAGGA ATGAGGAGTTCTTCTCTGCTGTGGGGAAG GTGCGGGACGTGAGGATGATCTCTGACAGGAACTCCCGCAGGTCAAAGGGCATAGCCTACATTGAGTTTGTGGAGGCGAACTCAGTTCCTCTGGCCATCGGACTGACAGGGCAAAGGCTGCTGGGAGTTCCCATCATCGTACAGGCCTCACAG GCAGAGAAGAAccgagcagcagctgcagccaacAACCTGCAGAAAGGAACGTCAGGACCAATGAGACTGTACGTCGGCTCTCTGCACTTCAACATCACAGAGGAGATGCTGAGAGGAATCTTTGAGCCATTTGGACGG ATCGAGAGCATCCAGCTGATGATGGACAGTGAGACTGGACGATCTAAAGGCTACGGTTTCATCACT TTTGCAGATGCAGAGTGTGCTAAGAAAGCTCTGGAGCAGCTGAACGGCTTTGAGCTGGCCGGTCGGCCCATGAAGGTTGGTCACGTGACGGAGCGGACCGATGCCTCCACCGCCTCTTCTTTCCTCGACAGCGACGAGCTCGAACGCACCGGCATTGACCTGGGAACCACCGGGAGACTGCAGCTCATGGCCCGACTCGCTGAGG gtacAGGTCTACAGATCCCTCCTGCTGCTCAGCAGGCTCTGCAGATGAGCGGAGCCATCGCTATCGGAGCCATGGCTGCCGTGTCAG ctgctATGAATCCAGCTCTCAACATCAACATGAACTCTGCTGCTCTAAATCTTCCCTCTCAGCCTCTCGCTACACACTGCTTCCAGCTGTCCAACATGTTCAACCCCAACAG tgagGAGACTCCTGGTTGGGAAGTTGACATTCAGCATGATGTCATAGAGGAGTGTAACAAGCATGGAGGAGTCGTTCACATCTACGTTGACAAAAACTCTCCTGAG GGAAACGTCTATGTCAAGTGTCCGTCGATCCCGGCTGCCATGGCCGCCGTTAACGCCCTCCACGGAAGATACTTTGCTG GTAAGATGATCACAGCGGCGTACGTCCCTCTGCCCACCTACCACAACCTGTTTCCTGAGTCCGTCACCACCACACAGCTGCTGGCCCCGCCCCCACGACGGTGA
- the tsen2 gene encoding tRNA-splicing endonuclease subunit Sen2 — translation MQAEFRAPRRRTRVQEEYEAPLPVSYSPGERTMLRAELINQHVLVCHPDHIQKIHNQGYFGKGILSRARPDHSISDQWEQHEGLFLPVVSESRYEELLRWARSALSTQGLDEEAVSQTLLRLSQPVEMEDVRREVGGGENGHRGEGEGPRPEGGVCHHMKRSRPGLEVEPEAKRSCRYDPQDLDHSSDQDSDSNPDPDPEPLVPGPGFVLVVSDSEVGGGVREVRRTPFSLSEYLQLSLEEAFFLVYGLGCLSVYLHQEPLSIIELWRKFLSLRPNFVSSYAAYHYYRSRGWVPKGGGGAKYGADLMLYRKGPPFYHASYSVVVERVGDAFRGSALRPFSWRSLAALSRITANVSKELMLCYIIFPADQSEAELDSPECVSRLKVQEVIVSRWVSSRERAEQDDI, via the exons ATGCAGGCGGAATTCCGGGCTCCTCGGCGCCGCACCAGGGTCCAGGAGGAGTACGAGGCTCCGCTGCCGGTGAGCTACAGCCCGGGGGAGAGGACCATGCTCAGGGCGGAGCTCATCAACCAACACGTGCTGGTCTGTCATCCGGATCACATCCAGAAGATCCACAACCAG GGGTATTTTGGGAAAGGCATCCTGTCCAGAGCCAGACCAGACCACAGCATCTCTGACCAATGGGAGC AGCACGAAGGTTTGTTTCTACCTGTTGTCTCAGAGTCCAG GTATGAGGAGCTACTCAGGTGGGCGAGGTCAGCCCTCTCTACTCAGGGATTGGATGAGGAGgctgtcagtcaaactctgCTCCGACTCTCTCAGCCTGTAGAGATGGAGGATGtgaggagggaggtgggagggggggaGAATGGACACAGGGGGGAAGGGGAGGGGCCACGACCAGAGGGTGGAGTCTGTCACCACATGAAGAGGTCGAGGCCGGGGTTAGAGGTCGAGCCGGAGGCCAAGAGAAGCTGCAGGTATG ACCCTCAAGACCTCGATCACAGCTCAGACCAGGACTCAGATTCCAaccctgatcctgatcctgagcCTCTGGTTCCAGGTCCTGGTTTTGTCCTGGTGGTCTCTGACAGTGAG GTTGGTGGGGGGGTCAGGGAGGTCCGGCGGACTCCGTTCTCTCTGTCAGAATATCTGCAGCTCAGTCTGGAGGAG GCCTTCTTCCTGGTCTATGGTCtgggctgtctgtctgtctacctaCACCAG gagCCCCTGTCAATCATTGAGCTGTGGAGGAAGTTCCTGTCCCTGCGTCCCAACTTTGTCAGCTCATATGCAGCCTATCATTACTATCGCAGCAGGGGGTGGGTCCCTAAAGGAGGGGGCGGGGCCAAGTATGGCGCTGACCTta tgttgtacaGGAAAGGCCCTCCTTTCTACCATGCAAG TTACTCAGTGGTAGTTGAGCGGGTTGGCGATGCGTTCAGGGGCTCTGCATTGCGTCCGTTTTCGTGGCGTTCTCTGGCGGCTCTCAGCAGGATCACCGCCAACGTCTCCAAG gAGCTGATGTTGTGTTACATCATCTTTccagctgaccaatcagaggctgAGCTGGACTCACCTGAGTGTGTGAGCAGACTGAAGGTTCAG GAAGTGATCGTCAGCAGGTGGGTTTCCTCCAGAGAGCGAGCGGAGCAGGACgacatctga
- the mkrn2os.2 gene encoding MKRN2 opposite strand protein — protein MEQSVIRLSHCQKEIFCFSVPEECPSCGEELRGSRLQEAPVSLPSPFTNGHKSSCCLLIAPAHDSQDREFDGTSDLHTGISNTKGVVYNYTRGGVRRDQSGWERCVSVPLVRPDMFHLLAQWDLYLDRFSDGPMWDPAWHRFDDDHHNCFSFCLRFVNGVLAAEGQSSLSRETFTHSFILPRMRRVSKFTALYRHVERHQYYMVDRPEDGQEDRQETVLQ, from the exons atggAGCAGAGCGTGATCCGGCTGAGTCACTGTCAGAAGGAGATCTTCTGTTTCTCAGTGCCGGAGGAGTGTCCGAGCTGCGGggaggagctgagagggagCAGGCTGCAGGAGGCGCCAGTCAGCCTCCCCTCCCCCTTCACCAATGGACACAAGAGCTCCTGCTGCCTCCTGATCGCACCTGCACACGACAGCCAAGACAG agaGTTTGATGGCACGTCAGATCTGCACACCGGCATCTCCAACACTAAAG gagttGTGTATAACTACACTCGGGGGGGGGTCCGTAGAGATCAGAGTGGGTGGGAGCGCTGCGTCAGTGTTCCTCTGGTCCGACCTGACATGTTCCACCTACTGGCTCAGTGGGACCTATACCTGGACCGCTTCTCTGATGGACCCATGTGGGACCCCGCCTGGCACAG GTTTGATGATGACCACCATAACTGCTTCAGTTTCTGTCTTCGCTTCGTGAACGGCGTGCTGGCGGCAGAGGGGCAGAGCTCCCTGAGCAGAGAGACCTTCACTCACAGCTTCATCCTGCCGAGGATGAGGAGGGTGTCAAAGTTCACCGCGCTGTACCGTCACGTCGAGAGACACCAGTACTACATGGTGGACAGACCGGAGGATGGGcaggaggacagacaggaaactgtgttacagtaa
- the mkrn2os.1 gene encoding MKRN2 opposite strand, tandem duplicate 1, protein MEFRDLLRFRHCGRTVYTLHGPAGLRCPVCGLAVRLGLMEAPIRIQTPFRDGHRTTCCFLITSRHGAAGFSEENESELHVGVSNSEGVVFSYTESGVQRQQQGWELSIVVPLVAPSNDSLSFRTLWDEQLETYSRLNTWTAGRFQEQREFGSCCYGFALSFINHVMRPEGSQPISRERFTCWYVLPRMETTSRYLSVYQHVCQHGYYSTAE, encoded by the exons ATGGAGTTCAGAGACCTGCTGCGGTTCCGACACTGCGGCAGGACCGTCTACACGCTGCACGGTCCTGCGGGTCTGCGGTGCCCGGTGTGCGGTCTGGCGGTGCGGCTCGGCTTGATGGAGGCTCCGATCCGGATTCAGACTCCTTTCAGAGACGGACACCGGACGACCTGCTGCTTCCTCATCACCTCCCGGCACGGAGCGGCCGGGTTCAG TGAAGAAAACGAGTCCGAGCTTCATGTCGGCGTCTCCAACTCTGAAG GTGTGGTGTTCAGTTACACAGAGTCGGGGGTTCAGCGGCAGCAGCAGGGATGGGAGCTCAGCATCGTCGTCCCTCTGGTTGCCCCCAGCAACGACAGCCTCAGTTTCAGGACGCTGTGGGATGAACAGCTGGAGACATACAGTCGTCTGAACACCTGGACGGCGGGCAG GTTTCAGGAGCAGAGGGAGTTTGGGTCTTGTTGCTATGGTTTCGCTCTGAGCTTTATCAACCATGTGATGAGACCAGAGGGcagccagccaatcagcagAGAGCGCTTCACCTGTTGGTACGTCCTGCCCAGGATGGAGACGACCTCCAGGTATCTGTCAGTGTACCAGCACGTCTGTCAGCATGGATACTACAGCACCGCAGAGTAG